The following are from one region of the Vicia villosa cultivar HV-30 ecotype Madison, WI unplaced genomic scaffold, Vvil1.0 ctg.004160F_1_1, whole genome shotgun sequence genome:
- the LOC131641845 gene encoding uncharacterized protein LOC131641845 has product MANNVTATKEATKRTFTCSFFREDMTHLIQLSTLVTGHNLDEFRKTYGHILHMLTSRVDGWALYTLLQFYDPELRCFTFLDYQLAPTLEEYADILKIKPNGGTHGFHVKFLMKKADTLAVEKKWREFNALLAVMIYGLVLFPNIPNFVDLTAVCLFMDQNPVPTLLADSYYTIHSRYGKKGSVGSCLPLLYEWFTSHLPKSGPFVTTKDSQKWPQRIMGLTGNDIVWCPTGMDVEEVITSCGTFDNVPLIGTKGTDPKGLEKVRSAWNSIHTDDQTSLGEKNAVAKQAYTDWVEDRVKDRLLPFPKVNPLYKQPPKVPIAIMPAENCIPVNMESTQLHEKKSDARPKHHLVDQIGVELTHEAKVLKEGSLRVQKRARTEKGERDTTVVVEDHQEIIKRAVKEAEERLKREYREDLKAYKLKLEREARAEVRSLKKKLEEETTQRMA; this is encoded by the exons atggctaacaacgtgaccgctacAAAAGAGGCTACCAAGCGTACATTCACCTGCAGTTTCTTTCGTGAGGATATGACACACCTGATTCAGTTGAGCACTTTAGTTACTGGGCATAACTTGGATGAGTTCAGGAAGACATATGGCCATATCTTGCACATGTTAACTTCTCGGGTCGATGGATGGGCTCTATACACACTTCTTCAGTTCTACGATCCTGAGttacgatgtttcacctttcttGATTACCAACTGGCACCAACCCTTGAAGAATATGCTGACATCCTCAAGATTAAG cctaatggtggaaccCACGGATTCCATGTGAAATTTCTGATGAAGAAGGCCGACACCCTTGCTGTCGAGAAGAAATGGAGAGAATTCAACGCTCTCCTAGCTGttatgatctatggtttggtgttgttcccgaATATTCCGAATTTCGTCGATCTAACTGCTGTTTGTCTCTTCATGGATCAGAATCCTGTGCCCACTCTTTTAGCAGATAGTTATTATACCATCCACTCCAGGTATGGGAAGAAAGGATCAGTTGGGAGTTGTTTACCGTTGCTATATGAGTGGTTCACTTCACACTTACCTAAAAGCGGGCCGTTTGTTACAACAAAAGACTCACaaaaatggcctcaaaggatcatggggcttactggAAACGACATTGTCTGGTGTCCTACCGGAATGGACGTTGAGGAAGTTATAACTAGTTGTGGTACTTTTGACAATgttcccctcataggaacgaaag GAACCGATCCAAAGGGTCTAGAAAAGGTGAGGAGTGCCTGGAATAGCATCCATACAGATGATCAGACTTCTCTAGGTGAAAAAAACGCCGTTGCCAAACAAGCCTACACGGATTGGGTTGAGGATAGAGTTAAAGATCgtctgttgcctttcccgaaggttaatcCATTGTACAAGCAACCACCTAAGGTTCCAATTGCCATTATGCCTGCTGAGAATTGCATCCCAGTAAATATGGAAAGCACCCAATTGCACGAAAAGAAGTCAGATGCGCGACCAAAACATCATCTTGTGGACCAAATAGGGGTTGAGTTGACACATGAAGCCAAGGTGCTGAAAGAAGGATCTTTgagagttcaaaagagggctagaacGGAAAAAGGTGAAAGGGATACTACTGTTGTTGTTGAAGATCACCAGGAGATCATAAAAAGGGCCgtaaaagaggcagaagagagACTCAAACGAGAGTACAGAGAAGACTTGAAGGCTTATAAACTCAAATTAGAAAGGGAGGCCAGAGCTGAAGTGAGGAGTCTGaagaagaaactggaagaagagaccaccCAAAGGATGGCG